The Halorubrum salinarum genome segment ACCGCGGTGTCGTCGCCGGCGTCCGCGTCGGCGGCCGGGTCGGCCCCGTCGGTCACCCCGACGCGGACCGACCGGTCGTGGATCATGTCGCGGACCACGCCCTCGGGGCGCCCCGTCATCGACGCGAGGGCCGCGGCGTCGGCCTCGACCCCGTCGCGAACTCGCATACCTCCGCACTCTCCCCCGGCGACATAAAATCGCCGCCCGGTCGCCGCGGACCGGATGATTTTAACGACCGGCGCGCCCAGTGGCACGCATGAACAAATCGACCCAGATCGTGGTTGGTACGGTCGGCGTCTCGGCCGTCCTCTCGGTGCTCATCGTCCTCTCGTACGTCTTCGCCTGATGTTCTCGTCCCGGTCGCTCGACGACGACCTCGCGGCGGTCCGCGACCGGTACGCGCCCGGCTCGCCCGTCCTCGACGTCGACGCCGACTTCGAGACGCTCCCGCCGGCGGCCGCGGAGGACCTCGGGCTCTTCGTCGACGGGCTCGACCCCGCCTCCTACCCGACCGAGTGGCTCCCGGACTCGGTCCCGGACCTGCTCCGGAAGCACACCGGGCCGGCGTTCACCGTCGGACTGCCCGGCGACGGCACGGTCGTCCGGACGGCCCAGACCGACCCGCCGGCCGTCCTCGTCAAGCGCCGCGCGGAGGGGACGCCGGACGACTTCCTCGCGTTCCTGATCGCCGAGCGGCTGGTTCAGATCGGTCACGAGCCGGCGCCGGGCGCGGTCCGCGGCGACGCCTCGAACGGCGGCGACTCGGCCGGCCTCCCCGAGTCGTTCCTGCCCTTCTTCGGCGAGCGCTACCGCGACCTCGACGCCGCGATCCGCCGCCCGGACCCGGAGACCGGCGAGTCGACGACCGGGTTCGGTCCGACCGACGTCTTCCAGGTCGCGAACGCGCTGTTCGACGCGTGGGTCGGGCTCCACACCCGCGACGCGTTCGCCTCGTGGGCCGACGAGTATCCCCGGCTGTTCGGCGCGTGGGTCGACGCGGGCGACCGGCTCTCCGGGCGGCTCGGTGACCTCTCCGGCGAGGTGGCGCGCGGCGACACCGACTTCCCGGCCGCGACGGAGTACGCCTGCTCGGCGGTCAAACACGACCTCGACCTGCCGGCGCCGTACGGCGCGCTCGACACGACCGCCTACCGGGAACGGGGGGCGCCCTACGCGGTCGCGTGGGCGGAGAAGACGTTCGCCGCGCTCGTCGACGACGAGGAGTAACGGGGCGCGCGCTCGCGGCGAAACCGCCGTTCAGACGTCGACGACGACGTTGCCGTCGCCGTCGAGGTCGATGACGCCGTCGAACAGGTCGCGGAACCGGTCGAGGGTCGCGACCTCGTGGACCTCCTCGGAGAGGTGGAAGATGCCGACCGCGTCGTGTTCGTCGAGCAGGTCGAGGATCTCTGCGGCCGCCTCGTACACGGCGTCGTCGTCGGCGTAGTAGGCCATCTCGGTGAGCGAGTCGACGGAGACGCGCCGCTTCCCCTCGTTCTCCGTGAGGAACCGCTCGACGCGGTCGACGACGCCGTCGAGGTCGTCCGGCGCGGAGACGTAGTAGACGTCGTCGGACGTGCGGCGCGAGTAGCCGCGCTCGACGGAGAGGGTGTCGAGGATGGTCGCCTTCGTCTCGTCGACGTCGTAGTACTCCAGCTTCTGTTCGACCTCGCGCGCCGTGGTCCGCGTCGAGACGACGAGGAACGCGTCGGTGTCGGTCTTCAGGAAGTCCGTGTCGATCCGGTCCGTCTCGCCGATGCTCGGGTGGACGAGGAGCAGTCCGGTCCCGCCCGGTATCGCCTCCGGCCCATTCTCGATGGCGAGGGAGTAGTCCATGGGATCGGAACTCGCCGGACCGACTTAACGGTGCGGGCCGGGGCATCTCAGACCGTCCGACTCCGGCGGGTCGCTCGGTCCGCGTCCGACCGGCGTCGCGGTCGCTCACGTTCTCCCCTTCGTTTCGTTTGGAGGTTCTGATAGGAACGCGCCGACCGGTTACTCGCCCGCCCGCGAGCCGACGCCCTCGGTCTCGCCGGTCGGTTTTTTTGCCCCGCCCGCCGTCGGTGCGGTCGATGCCCGGGCACGACTCCGCGCGCGACGTCTACCGGCAGGCGCTCCCGGTGATAGCCGTCAGCCTGATCGCCGGGCTGTTCGCGGGGACGATACTCGCCTCCGAGACCATGCGTGCGAACATCGCGGAGGTCCCCGGCCTCCTGCTGCTTTTGCCGGCGTTCCTCGCGACCCGCGGCGGGGTGTACGGCTCGCTCGGCGCCCGGCTCTCGACCGGCCTCCACCAGGGGATCATCGAGCCGCGGTTCCGCCCGGACCGCCGGCTCACGAACGCCGTCGTCGCCTCCTTCCTCAACGGGATGACCGTCTCCGTGTTCATCGCGGTCGTCACCTACGCGACGCTCGTCCTGTTCGGCGACGGCGGGAGCCTCTTCCAGCTGGTCGGCGTGATGGTCGTCGCCGGCTTCCTCTCCGCCGTCCTCATGATCACCGTGCTCATCGCGGTCATCTTCGTCGGCTACCGCCGCGGGCTCGACCCCGACAACGTCATCGGGCCGGTCGTCACGACGCTCGGCGACGTGTTCGGGGTGTTCTTCCTCCTCGTCGGGGTGGCCGTCGTGGGGGCCGTCTCGTGACCGAGCCGCAGTCGACCGCCGTCGACGAGTGGTCGGTCCGGCGGATCGTCCGGACGATGATCCCGCTCTTGGCCGCGCTGTCGGTGCTCCAGCTCGTCTCCGGCACCGTGCTGGAGACCTACGAGGCGGTCCTCCTCCGGTACCCGGCCCTGCTCGTCCTCGTCCCGGTCCAGATCGGGACGGCCGGCAACCTCGCGTCGATCACCTGCTCGCGGCTCACGACCCAGCTGTACCTCGGGACCTACGAGCTCAGCCCGTCGAACCCCGCGCTCCGAGCGAACGCGGGCGCGGTGTTCGCGCTCGCGGCGACCGTCTTCGGCGCCGTCGGCGTCGCCGCCTGGGCCATCGGGCTCGCGCTCGGGGGGTCGCTCGCGCTCGGCCGGGTGCTACTGATCTCGCTGGTCTCCGGCATGGCGCTCGCCGCGCTCGTCGTCGCCGCCAGCGTCGCCGCCGTCGAGGCGTCCTACCGGATCGGGCTCAACCCCGACGACACGACGATTCCGGTGGTGACGAACCTCTGTGACATCGCCGGCGTGTTGATCCTCTTCGCGGTCGTCTCGGTCGCGCTGTGAGGACCGACCGGCTCGAACCCGATCAGAACACGCTGTCGGCCGTCGCGGCGCCGACGACGCTGAACACGGCGCCGACGGCGACGGCCTTCGCGGTCGTCGCGACCACCGCGCCGTCGCCGATCCCGCCCTCGACGAGGAAGGTGTGGGGCGCGTCGAAGATCAGCGCGAGCAGGAGGACGGAGCCGAACGCGACCGTCATCAGCGAGACGAACCGGGTCGGGATCCCGACGAGATCCGGCTCCTCGTCCACGTCGCGGCCGGTGTCGGCCCGGTACAGCGCGGCGTAGCCGATCAGCCCCACGAGCACGGCGGTCACGGTGGCCTGGATCCAGTTCATCCCCGCGGCGAGCTCCCACACCTCCGCGGTGACGACGAACGGCCCCGCGAGCAGGAAGCCGCCGACCGACTGCTGGGCCATGTCGGCCACCCGGAAGTGCGGTCGGCGGAGCGCTCGCGGTCGCTTCATACCCACGACCGGGACCGGAGTCGGTAAAACACCGCTGTTTTTCACCGTTCTCCACGTCCGGCCGGTATGAGCGTTCGCGAGGAGTTCGACGAGTGGGCGGCCGCGGGGAAGGACCGCGGCATGGAGGACCGGCACTGGCACACCGCGAAACACGTCCTGGCGCGGATGCCGGTCGAGGACGGCGACGCGGTCCTCGATCTGGGCACCGGCTCCGGCTACGCGCTCCGCGCGCTCCGCGAGCGGGGCATCGGCCGCGGGTACGGCCTCGACGGCGCCCCCGAGATGGCGAACAACGCCCGCGGGTACACGGACGACGGCGCGGTCGGCTACCTCGTCGGCGACTTCGACGAGCTCCCCTTCGCCGACGACTCGCTGGACCACGTCTTCTCGATGGAGGCGTTCTACTACGCGAGCGACCCGGTCCACACCCTCGAAGAGGTCCGGCGCGTGCTCCGGCCGGGCGGCACCTTCTACTGCGCGGTCAACTACTTCGAAGAGAGCGAGACGACCCACGCGTGGCAGGAGAACATCTCCGTCGAGATGACGCTGTGGTCGCGCGACGAGTACCGCGAGGCGTTCCGCGAGGCCGGGCTGTACGTCGCCGAGCAGGACGCGATCCCCGACCGCGAGACCGAGATCCCCGACGCCTCCGAGTTCCCGACGGAGGGGTACGAGTCGCGCGAGGCGATGATCGATCGGTATCGGACGTGGGGGACGCTGTTGACGGTCGGCGTCGCTCCCTGAATCGGACTTCGGAGGCGTCGATCCCCGGGAGACCGACGGGCGTCGTCCGCTGAGTACGGTGGCGGTGTCTCCGGGCGGCCAGTACAGTTTTTTGCTAGCGCACGTCAGCGACTCGTATGTTAAGGCCCCGCTACCATCGGTTCGCAGCGTTCGGCCTCGGTGTCGGAACGGGGGGAGCGTTGCTCTGGCTCGGAATCGACGTCCTGCTTTCGAGCGCGGTCGCGGTCGCGCTCGCTGTGAGCGTCGCGTTCCAGTTTCGAACCAACCGCGAGTTTCCCGACAGGTGGACCGGAAGCGGATGGAGGAACGACCGGTGGACTCTCCTTTCGTTGGCCGTGACCAACTTCGCCGCGCTCGTCGGCGTCCGATGGCTTCCGCTCCCAAACGGGTACGGCGCTGCGGTCTCGTTTCTGATCATCTTCGTCGGGGTCTCCGCTTACCTGGGCGGACTGCTCGCAGCGAAGGAGCGCGGCCCGTTCGACGATGAGCGTTCTGTCGGGAACACGGGCGTTCCCGAGGGCGACTAACGGTCGTCGGGGTTCCGGTCTTCTCCCGACATACACGCTCTCGGCACACGGCATCGCACTCTTCCGACGGTTTAAATCGCGTCGGAGACCAGAGTCCGATAATGGAACCGAGTTCGCTCTCCGGGCTCCCCGCCGGCGTCGGCGAGGCGCTCGAAGCGGAGGGCGTCGCGGAGCTGTACCCGCCCCAGGAGGCGGCCGTCGACGCGGGCGTCACCGACGGCGAGAGCCTCGTCGCGGCGGTCCCGACCGCGTCCGGGAAGACCCTGATCGCCGAGCTCGCGATGCTCTCCTCCATCGAGCGCGGCGGGAAGGCGCTGTACATCGTCCCGCTGCGCGCGCTCGCCAGCGAGAAGAAGGCGGAGTTCGAGCGCTGGGAGGACCACGGCGTCACGGTCGGCGTCTCCACGGGCAACTACGACTCCGACGGCGAGTGGCTCGCGAGCCGGGACGTCATCGTCGCCACCTCGGAGAAGGTCGACTCGCTGATCCGCAACGGCGCGCCGTGGATCGACGACCTCACCTGCGTCGTCAGCGACGAGGTCCACCTCGTCGACGACTCCCACCGCGGCCCCACGCTCGAAGTCACCCTCGCGAAGCTCCGCAAGGTGAACCCGGGCCTCCAGACGGTCGCGCTCTCCGCGACCGTCGGCAACGCCGACGTCATCGCCGACTGGCTCGACGCCGAGCTGGTCGAGTCCGACTGGCGGCCCATCGAGCTCCGCACCGGCGTCCACTTCGGTAACGCGATCAACTTCGACGACGGGAGCCAGCGCGAGGTGCCCGTCGAGCGCGGCGAGGACCAGACCGCGAGGCTCGTCGCCGACGCCTTAGACACCGAGGAGGACGGGCAGGGCGGCTCCTCGCTCGTCTTCGTCAACTCCCGGCGCAACGCCGAGTCGGCGGCCCGGAAGCTCGGCGAGGTCACCGGCTCCAGACTCACCGGCGAGGAGCGCGACCGGCTTCGCGAACTCGCCGAGGAGATCCGCGGGGTCTCCGACACGGACACCTCCGAGGACCTCGCCGACGCGGTCGAGCGGGGGTCCGCGTTCCACCACGCCGGCCTCGCGAGCGAGCACCGGAGCCTGGTCGAGGACGCGTTCCGCGACCGCCTGATCAAGTGCGTCTCCGCGACGCCGACGCTCGCCGCCGGCGTCAACACGCCCGCCCGCCGGGTGATCGTCCGCGACTGGCGCCGCTACGACGGCGAGTTCGGCGGCATGAAGCCGCTCGACGTGCTCGAGGTCCACCAGATGTGCGGGCGGGCGGGCCGCCCCGGCCTCGACCCCTACGGCGAGGCGGTGCTGCTCGCGAACAGTGCCGACACCCGCGAGGAGCTGTTCGACCGCTACGTCTGGGCCGAGGCCGAGCCGGTCCGCTCGAAGCTCGCGGCCGAGCCCGCGCTCCGGACGCACGTCCTCGCGACGGTCGCGTCCGGCTTCGCCGCCACCCGAGACGGGCTGCTCTCCTTCCTCGATAACACCCTTTACGCGACCCAGACCGACGACGAGGGGCGCCTCGCCTCGGTCACCGACACCGTCCTCGACTACCTCGAAGTGAACGGCTTCGTCGAGCGCGACCGCGACGGCGGGAGCGAGGGCCTCGCCGCGACCGGCATCGGCCACACCGTCTCGCGGCTCTACCTCGACCCGATGAGCGCGGCCGAGATACTCGACGGGCTCCGCACCGTCGCGGACGGCGACGACGAGGGGGCCGGGGCCGGCGACTTCGTCCCCGCCGACGGCGCCGCCCCCGGGCCCGACGCGGACGCCGACGATGCCGGGTTCACGACTTACACGCGGGCCGACGGAGATGCGGACGGCGACGCGGACGACCCCGCTGAGGCGGCGGCGTCGGACGGCGACGACGGCCCCGAGGTCACCCCGCTCGGTCTCTATCACCTCGTCAGCCGGACCCCCGACACCTACCAGCTGTACCTCAAGTCCGGCGACCGCGAGGAGTACACGGAGGTCTGCTACGAGCGCGAGGCGGAGCT includes the following:
- a CDS encoding DUF7090 family protein, encoding MDYSLAIENGPEAIPGGTGLLLVHPSIGETDRIDTDFLKTDTDAFLVVSTRTTAREVEQKLEYYDVDETKATILDTLSVERGYSRRTSDDVYYVSAPDDLDGVVDRVERFLTENEGKRRVSVDSLTEMAYYADDDAVYEAAAEILDLLDEHDAVGIFHLSEEVHEVATLDRFRDLFDGVIDLDGDGNVVVDV
- a CDS encoding DUF7089 family protein, whose translation is MFSSRSLDDDLAAVRDRYAPGSPVLDVDADFETLPPAAAEDLGLFVDGLDPASYPTEWLPDSVPDLLRKHTGPAFTVGLPGDGTVVRTAQTDPPAVLVKRRAEGTPDDFLAFLIAERLVQIGHEPAPGAVRGDASNGGDSAGLPESFLPFFGERYRDLDAAIRRPDPETGESTTGFGPTDVFQVANALFDAWVGLHTRDAFASWADEYPRLFGAWVDAGDRLSGRLGDLSGEVARGDTDFPAATEYACSAVKHDLDLPAPYGALDTTAYRERGAPYAVAWAEKTFAALVDDEE
- a CDS encoding ATP-dependent DNA helicase, giving the protein MEPSSLSGLPAGVGEALEAEGVAELYPPQEAAVDAGVTDGESLVAAVPTASGKTLIAELAMLSSIERGGKALYIVPLRALASEKKAEFERWEDHGVTVGVSTGNYDSDGEWLASRDVIVATSEKVDSLIRNGAPWIDDLTCVVSDEVHLVDDSHRGPTLEVTLAKLRKVNPGLQTVALSATVGNADVIADWLDAELVESDWRPIELRTGVHFGNAINFDDGSQREVPVERGEDQTARLVADALDTEEDGQGGSSLVFVNSRRNAESAARKLGEVTGSRLTGEERDRLRELAEEIRGVSDTDTSEDLADAVERGSAFHHAGLASEHRSLVEDAFRDRLIKCVSATPTLAAGVNTPARRVIVRDWRRYDGEFGGMKPLDVLEVHQMCGRAGRPGLDPYGEAVLLANSADTREELFDRYVWAEAEPVRSKLAAEPALRTHVLATVASGFAATRDGLLSFLDNTLYATQTDDEGRLASVTDTVLDYLEVNGFVERDRDGGSEGLAATGIGHTVSRLYLDPMSAAEILDGLRTVADGDDEGAGAGDFVPADGAAPGPDADADDAGFTTYTRADGDADGDADDPAEAAASDGDDGPEVTPLGLYHLVSRTPDTYQLYLKSGDREEYTEVCYEREAELLGDTPSEYEDVRFEDWLAALKTGRLLEDWANEVDEDRIAERYGVGPGDIRGKVDTAEWLLRAAETLARDVEGIDGDVVVRVREARKRLEYGVREELLDLAGVRNVGRKRARRLYEAGIESRADLREADKAVVLGALRGRERTAERILENAGREDPSLDGVDPDSSASAAATAGADADGDGDGQASLGDFG
- a CDS encoding magnesium transporter, with product MTEPQSTAVDEWSVRRIVRTMIPLLAALSVLQLVSGTVLETYEAVLLRYPALLVLVPVQIGTAGNLASITCSRLTTQLYLGTYELSPSNPALRANAGAVFALAATVFGAVGVAAWAIGLALGGSLALGRVLLISLVSGMALAALVVAASVAAVEASYRIGLNPDDTTIPVVTNLCDIAGVLILFAVVSVAL
- a CDS encoding DUF2391 domain-containing protein, translated to MKRPRALRRPHFRVADMAQQSVGGFLLAGPFVVTAEVWELAAGMNWIQATVTAVLVGLIGYAALYRADTGRDVDEEPDLVGIPTRFVSLMTVAFGSVLLLALIFDAPHTFLVEGGIGDGAVVATTAKAVAVGAVFSVVGAATADSVF
- a CDS encoding magnesium transporter, which gives rise to MPGHDSARDVYRQALPVIAVSLIAGLFAGTILASETMRANIAEVPGLLLLLPAFLATRGGVYGSLGARLSTGLHQGIIEPRFRPDRRLTNAVVASFLNGMTVSVFIAVVTYATLVLFGDGGSLFQLVGVMVVAGFLSAVLMITVLIAVIFVGYRRGLDPDNVIGPVVTTLGDVFGVFFLLVGVAVVGAVS
- a CDS encoding class I SAM-dependent methyltransferase, with the protein product MSVREEFDEWAAAGKDRGMEDRHWHTAKHVLARMPVEDGDAVLDLGTGSGYALRALRERGIGRGYGLDGAPEMANNARGYTDDGAVGYLVGDFDELPFADDSLDHVFSMEAFYYASDPVHTLEEVRRVLRPGGTFYCAVNYFEESETTHAWQENISVEMTLWSRDEYREAFREAGLYVAEQDAIPDRETEIPDASEFPTEGYESREAMIDRYRTWGTLLTVGVAP